Below is a genomic region from Astatotilapia calliptera chromosome 2, fAstCal1.2, whole genome shotgun sequence.
TTATGTCTTAATCTACTATTTGGCATGCATTAAAGGTACAGTAtgtaaaatctcaccactaCACGTCAGCAGATTGCgatgtgagaatgtaatcaaattGTTTATCAGAGGGAAAGTGGGATTTTTAGGACACTTAAGCCTCACATTAGCTGGTATAATGTTAGcttatgttttgttgttgttgcattttttaGTGGCTTTTTGTTAGCTGTCTGAAAACAGCAGGTTTGCATGCCTAACCTGCTGACACTAGCTAACTGTGAcagtaatgaaaatgtttaagCCCTAAATTCATTTAAGGACATGAGGCTTGAGGCgaggaggaagaaaatgagGTGCAAATGAGGAAGGAGAGTGGGCAAGGGTGTAGGAGGTGAATGGAGGCATAATGAGAATGAGAACAATTTTGCCACTGATTTCTAGCCACATACATAAAAAGACGATTACAGCAATGTCCACTTTGGCCACTGTATTTAAGATTTGTGTGACAAAAAGGCAGCTTCCACAAAGCcactttgtatttttcatgGATTAATTATGAGTTTATGAGAATGGACCAGTTTGTTGGTAGACTTAATTCAGCTATAAGTACAATAGTAGTTTTATgttaaataactttaaaaaaaaatacttactATACCATCAAATCATCTTAAACGTAATCACATAAGTGTGAAGGTTTTTCTGGTCATGTGGTTGGTTTGGTTTGTCTTTGTTAGTATGCCTGTTAGCAGGATTTTTCCCATGGAGCTTTTATCAGTGGTGGGCCTTGCTCCAACTTAGAAATGATTAACTTAATCATCTGAAAAAATCCTCTTGTTCTcaagaaataataatacatttggaTCAGATATCCTGGGGATTCAGTTCATGGTGTGGAGGGACTTTCAGCCCTGTAAATGATTTCAGACTGGGTCCCTCTTATCTACATTATGCTATCATACAGTGTGCATTTTTAGTTTATGAGGACTCCTGCTGTTCAAAGTGTTCCACTGATCACATTTTCTGTCACAGCccatttcctttcatttcatttcatccgCTCTAATTAAAGAGATTAATACAGagcatgtctttcatccttCTGTCTAAGTGAtcacagataaaacagcatgagtcattttattattttcagtgtttttagcaTGCAGTTTAGTCTATTTCTCAGAAACTCTGAAAAAGTATGAACAATTTTGTTATTAAACGGTATATTTTTAACACAAATACTGAACATTTATTAACAATAAATTACATCATTTGAATGCATTCttttatactgtgtgtgtgtgtgtgtgtgtgtgtgtgtgtgtgtgtgtgtgtgcgtgcaagtTAATAACGGTGTCATACCCATTATAACATGGTAACTGTATAACTGCAGTCATGTCAGCAACTGATTTTAGAGCAAAGTCCAACACTACATAGCTGTGAGATTTCAGGAAGTGAAACAGGGAAAAATCACTGTTGAAAAGCAGGTAAAAAAACacctatttaaaaacaatttatttgCCTCGTTGTTCTTTTATTTTCGCCCTTCACTGTTAATCTTTATCTCTCTTGTCGCTGCGTTTCTCTCTCGCTTGCATTTGACTTCATCTTCTTGTTTTCCTCTGCTTTAGTTGCacttttttcttcctgcctCTGATCATTGTAGTcacagaacaaataaataacgAATGATTATGATtgaaatcacattttttcttccttcagaATCTTTGAATGTGGTCTTAACCAAGTATGCTTAGGTCATGCATGTGTATACAGTAACACCTGTAGACAGTATGAGTATTGCTGAAAATGTGTTAATACTTAGTGTTTCTGACTCATGTCAAAAACTGTTTAGTTCAGTACAATTCAcagttttctgttgtgttttattatttattaagatTAAAAGACTGAAACACCCCATATTCAGATGATTTCTTACGGGACTAAAATTAAAGTCTTCCTCAATGGACACATTCATCCAAGGGTGATTAGGGATGAAGGACCAGAGCATCTCCAAAACTGTGACTCTTGTGGGGTGTTCACggtctgcagtggtcagtatcTACCAAAACTGGGCCAAACAAGGAAAGACTGTGACCCAGTGACAGGATCATGCAAAGGCTGGCCCATGTGGTCCAATCCAACAGACGAGTTGCTGTAGCTCAAATTGCCAAAAATCGTGATCCTGGTTCTGGTATAAAGGTGTCAGAATGCACAGAGCGTCGTAGAGTATAGGGCTGCATAGCTGCAGACCAGTCAGGGCGCCCATGCTGACCCCGTCCACTGCTGAAAGCACCAACAATGAACATGAGAGCATCAGAACTGGACCATGGAGCATTGGAAGAAGGTGACCTGGTCTTCATTTGGATGGTTGGATTTGTTTGCAGCACTTACCTGAAGAAGGCAATCCAGCGTaggcagtgtgatgctttgggCAATGTTCGGATGGGAAACTTTGGGTCCTgccatccatgtggatgttactttgacatgtaCCATCTACACGCTTTCATGGAAACAGTACGCCCTCATGGCTGTGGCCACTatcacaaagcaaaaatggttgaggaatggtttgaggagcacTGTGCATTGACTTGGGCTCCATCTTCCCCAGTTTTAATCCAGTTTAAtcatctgtgggatgtgctggtCAAACAAGAACAATTCATGGAGGCCCCACTTTGTATAACTTACAAGACTTCAAGGATCTGTTGCTTACATCTTggtgccagataccacagcacaccttcaaTGGTCCATACCTCAACCATTTAGGCCTGTTGTGGTAGCATAAGGGGAACCAACAGAAAATTAGACAGGTAGTCAAACTGTTACATCAGAATATTTAAAAGAAGGTGGGTGGGTGTGGGACAGCTCTGTGAACATACTGGGGACTATGCCAATTATAGAGAATCATCTAGAATCATCTATACTTGAAGATGCCATTGTTgccaaaagttgtttttaactATAAGGTCTGTACTATATATAACaaatggaatattttaatctttATTATGAACAAACTGATAAAGGACTACAAAATCTATTTGGCTATGATTGTTGTGGATAGATTGATCAgagaaaatgaactgaattattttaaaaggtttgGAGCATATAAAAAAAGAGTCTAAAGACATTCAGATCTCattgcatgcgtgtgtgtacaCCTGTACTTGTATTTTAGGGATGGACACCAGCTTTCTGGTGCTGTGCATGATGCTGGCAGCAGATGTGACACCAGCTTCTGCTACAGCAAATGTAAGAGTTTTActgcatttattctttttttgtattcactAAAGATTGTATACAGATTGTATACAGTGTAGTattgtgaaaaaaatgtttttttactattatactttttcttttcttatcttTAAGGCATgcctaaaaaaaacatatagaaATCTGCCACTATAGATGCGGGTTGATATAACAGACTAATAGTTTTGCTCTGCAGTCCATGCACCTAGATTACTTACACACCACCTAGTGGTCAGATGTAGAAATGCATGGCATAGAAATGAGTCAGTCATGTTTCCTGCTGATTTTATGACCCCGAATAATGGTCttggtcacatttttttttaaatccagtacTTTTGTTTGTTACTTGCCTTCTTCTAATTTTTTGGCATTTTACATTCATGTGATCATTTTACAAGCTGTTTTGATCTTTTATCCATCATTATATGCAGTTACTTTATTTATCTAAtgacatatttgtttatgtGCGCTCTAGCCAAGCATCATAGAGACCCTCATTCTGGCCACTTTCCAGCGTCCCTGGCTCTGGGGTCTCTATGTCTTTGTTGTTGGACTCCCCATCGTTCTCTTCATAAGCTTCATGTGGCCAGACAAGGTACATTATACTTAAGAGTAGTTTGGTCTTCCAGAGAAATACGACAGCTCCAAAAAAACCTAAATCTTTAACTGTGTGGTGTGCTTGCTTACAGAGGTTTGGTCCCCCTGATCAACCATATTACTATAAGAAGAGTGATGAGGATCAATCAGATGACCTTGAGCTCTCACCACCAAGGAAATCGATAGAAAAaggtaatttattattattattattattacatgaaTGCAACAGAAGTAGTCTATTTCTACAACATGAAATTTAAGATATGTAATGAAGAAATAAGTAAAGCGTTATCTGAGCTCTTAGGCAAAGATCTTGTGACATTAATTACACAGTGTTTGGAAATAGCTAGCTTatattttcttaaaattaatTCAACAGCCCTTTAAGTTCCTTTGCATCATATTAATTGggcaaaattatatatatatataattatatacaatttcctatttgttttttattggaaCCAGACAGTGATTATCTAATTTAGCTAGTTTATaacaattttttgtttttttgacaaagTCTAAGTAGGATTGTTACTAAACCTGCGGCCGGCCATGGAAACTGTTGATGAaactttttgtctgtttctgtaTGTGTATCTAGATTCATGCACCAGAGCAAGAACCTCAGAACAGGAAACCCAACAAACTCACAAGAACCTGCTGAGAAGAAAGGCTAAGGAATGAATGGCATCCCCTTACTTAGGCAaactaaaaaaatgaatataaccAATGTATTCGTATTTAGTTGCACATATATGGGTCCTATCATCACCCCACAAAACTGCTCAGGAATTATACAGAGGAACACGAAAGCTAACCTGACACCCCCTCCCACCAACTCACTACATCTGCAGGATATGCTGCAACAAGCTTGATTCACAGAGGCCGAAACCCACAGTTAACTGGACATAACATATGCCGTGTGTTGGGAAATGACACATTACTGCAGTAACTAAGTACTTCTATATATCAGTTCCTCTTGCCTGCTGTGTACATAACTGGTTCCACCAAAAAGTATACCTGTTTTTGAAGCTATGAACTTGAGtcataaaaactaataaaaatttAAGATCACaccagaggatttttttttaatgttcatcTTCTACAGTCTTTGCTTGATTCCTGTTTTGGCTGTTACAATTGAACTGTACACTGGCATTAGAGGAAATAATTGCGTTCTTGCTAGAAAATAAGTGAGAATAAATGTCAGTCTGTCCATTAGCCAGTTTAGCTTAGCACAAAGGCTAACTTCTCTATCCAAATGCTGCAACATTTTCTAAGAAACATATTTAAGATTACTACCTGTTATGAAGTTTACTTTTACTTGTGAGTAAAAAATGAGAACATCTGTTTGTCACAACAGCTGTACAGATTCTCAGTTGATATCGTGCACACATTGCTTGAGAGTTGCTTGTGATACAGCCACCAGTAATGAGGGAAAAATCTATTCTCCAGTTAGAAGCTGAGTGTTTCTTTGCTGTGACTAGGTGAAATCAGATGCAAGAGTGTGCTACATCCAAGGCCTGTTTATGATTGCCTTGGCCACTAGCTGATTGCTGTGgttgcctgtagtttgcatggaagatacAAACtcttctgcaaacacttgctaacGACTATTTGAGTAGAAACATTATAGGATGAACTGGAAATGGTGAACATTCAccctcaaagtaaaagttgcacttCATTGCTACAGCAACATATTTCAAAAAGTGTAATGTTTTCATTGAAGGCTAATGTTCTCCTCTtctggttttgtgttttattaccaCCTGGAGTGTAGTTGGACAGTTTTTACAGATGAGCTGGTGTGTTCTGTGTAAAGTACAGGCAACCGCGGCAATCTGCAAGCAACCAAAGCAAAAGAGATGGTTTTTTTGCCAACTGGTCAGgcaatacacatttttctgtaGCAACCAGTGGTTGCCAAGCAGTCAGTGACCAGTCTCTAGGACTGCGTGACTGGGCTTTACCAGTCAACTTTCACAGCGACTACCAGCAACTTCAAGCAATCACTTGCTATTCTGTGATTGTTTCCCATCCCTGTGTGACTGGTGATTTATTTAGTTGATcctaca
It encodes:
- the LOC113029093 gene encoding calnexin-like, producing the protein MDTSFLVLCMMLAADVTPASATANPSIIETLILATFQRPWLWGLYVFVVGLPIVLFISFMWPDKRFGPPDQPYYYKKSDEDQSDDLELSPPRKSIEKDSCTRARTSEQETQQTHKNLLRRKAKE